The following are from one region of the Borrelia hispanica CRI genome:
- the celB gene encoding PTS cellobiose transporter subunit IIC translates to MKFQNFIETGLVPIASRIASNRYLIAVRDGFAFSMPFLIVGSFVLLLANLPFTDANNFLYQQWYVDLMSKYKDNLLQPFYVSMGVMAIFVVFGIGYSLSHFYKISGIIGGFISLFTFLILGGQSGWISYGGEIPKWIIISEGLFPVIDARYLGAQGVFTGIVVSIFSVEIYRFFINKKMIVRLPESVPPAVIKSFEALIPVFLLAIVSQTINIFVQSITGKLLPEIIMNIFSPILYVSDTLFGVLVIVFLIHILWFCGLHGGGIVGALLGPITLANLEINTRALSENNPLPSILAGGFLNTFVHIGGSGATLGLAIAMIISKTQYLKTIGKFSFISGVFNINEPIIFGVPIVLNPILGIPFIIIPLINTVIAYSLTYLGIIAKVRVLVPWTTPSILASFISTGLDFRALILSFVLIILSMLMYLPFLKAYEKVLLRQEKT, encoded by the coding sequence ATGAAATTTCAAAATTTTATTGAAACTGGTTTAGTTCCTATAGCTAGTAGAATTGCTTCAAATAGATATTTAATTGCTGTTAGGGATGGTTTTGCATTTTCAATGCCGTTTTTAATAGTTGGGTCTTTTGTTCTTCTTTTAGCTAATTTACCATTTACTGATGCCAATAATTTTTTATATCAACAATGGTATGTTGATTTGATGTCAAAATATAAAGATAATCTTTTGCAGCCTTTTTATGTAAGTATGGGAGTTATGGCTATCTTTGTAGTTTTTGGGATAGGATATAGTTTGTCACACTTTTATAAAATTAGTGGCATTATAGGAGGATTCATTTCTCTTTTTACATTTTTAATTTTGGGGGGACAATCAGGTTGGATATCTTATGGAGGAGAAATACCTAAATGGATAATTATTTCTGAAGGATTATTTCCTGTTATTGATGCAAGATATCTTGGTGCTCAAGGTGTATTTACAGGTATTGTTGTTTCAATTTTTTCAGTTGAAATATATAGATTTTTTATAAATAAAAAAATGATAGTTCGACTTCCAGAAAGCGTTCCTCCTGCAGTTATAAAGTCTTTTGAAGCTTTAATTCCTGTGTTTTTACTTGCAATTGTTTCACAGACTATAAATATCTTTGTGCAAAGTATAACGGGAAAACTGTTACCCGAAATAATTATGAATATATTTAGTCCCATTTTATATGTTAGTGATACTTTATTTGGTGTTTTGGTTATAGTGTTTCTTATTCACATACTTTGGTTTTGCGGACTTCATGGAGGTGGGATTGTTGGTGCTTTATTGGGTCCAATAACTTTGGCAAATCTTGAAATTAATACAAGAGCCTTGTCAGAAAATAATCCTTTACCTTCTATTTTAGCCGGTGGATTTCTTAATACATTTGTGCATATTGGTGGAAGTGGTGCCACACTTGGTCTTGCGATTGCTATGATTATAAGTAAAACTCAATATCTAAAGACTATTGGTAAATTTTCTTTTATATCAGGTGTTTTTAATATCAATGAACCTATAATTTTTGGAGTTCCAATTGTTTTAAATCCTATTTTAGGTATTCCTTTTATTATTATTCCATTAATTAATACAGTTATTGCATATTCATTAACATACTTAGGAATAATTGCGAAGGTTAGAGTTTTGGTTCCTTGGACAACACCATCTATATTGGCAAGTTTTATTTCTACGGGTCTTGATTTTAGAGCGCTTATTTTGTCTTTTGTATTAATAATATTGTCTATGTTAATGTATTTACCTTTTTTAAAGGCTTATGAAAAGGTACTCTTGAGACAGGAAAAAACTTAA
- a CDS encoding PTS lactose/cellobiose transporter subunit IIA, whose amino-acid sequence MNKKKYSIEKLIDDISMPVVAYSGEAKSFLREALEYAKAGNYNKSTEIIEKSRKSIEKAHGEHRHIIQYLTNNPDIKTPFILIHAEDHLMSAMSELSIFEEFISLYKIINEFTKRKKK is encoded by the coding sequence ATGAATAAAAAAAAATATTCAATTGAAAAATTGATAGATGACATAAGTATGCCTGTGGTAGCATACTCCGGAGAAGCCAAAAGTTTTTTACGAGAAGCATTAGAATATGCAAAGGCTGGGAACTATAATAAATCCACAGAAATAATAGAAAAAAGTAGAAAATCTATTGAAAAAGCACATGGGGAACATAGACATATAATACAATATTTAACAAATAACCCTGACATTAAAACACCTTTTATTTTAATTCACGCAGAAGATCATTTAATGTCTGCAATGTCTGAACTTAGCATTTTTGAAGAATTTATAAGTCTTTATAAAATAATTAATGAATTTACAAAAAGGAAAAAAAAATGA
- a CDS encoding PTS sugar transporter subunit IIB — protein MKILLVCESGMSTSILEQRMKKYVEINNINVKIKSIAAAKFQDIIDNFNFDIVLLAPQVRFLKTRLEEIIKSKDIPIELINTIDYGTMNGENVIKFAINVISKYEIKGSLQ, from the coding sequence ATGAAAATATTACTTGTATGTGAATCAGGAATGTCCACAAGCATACTGGAACAAAGAATGAAAAAATATGTAGAAATAAATAATATAAATGTAAAAATTAAATCTATTGCCGCGGCCAAATTTCAAGACATAATTGATAACTTTAACTTTGATATTGTCTTATTAGCACCACAAGTTAGGTTTCTCAAAACAAGGTTAGAAGAAATCATCAAATCAAAAGACATACCTATTGAATTAATAAATACAATTGATTACGGAACAATGAATGGAGAAAATGTCATAAAATTTGCCATTAATGTAATATCTAAATATGAAATTAAAGGGAGTTTACAATGA
- a CDS encoding DUF871 domain-containing protein: MKEIGISIYPNISSKNKIIEYLEKSASLGFNRVFTSLLYINNDNELNNFKEILDIANKHQIKPIVDVNPNVFKKLGIDMTDLRNCSKLDYFKKLGVWAIRLDTSFKGIEESLMTFNDCNLKIELNMSSINKHIDTIMYFKPNKSNLLGCHNFYPHKYTGLSRKFFKEMTKIFKQNSIPTAAFVSSLVAEECARGLEKDGIPTLEEHRNKDIELQTKDLFKEGMDAVLISNCFPSDLELEKVAKINRYVLELKSYLNPKINSIEREIILDTLHFNRGDITPYRIRSTMSRTYYKDKNFIIHSPNEIKRGDILIDSSEYLGYSGELQIALKDTPNNGLINVVGRIHEEELYLLDKIEAWEKFKIVEA, encoded by the coding sequence ATGAAAGAAATAGGAATATCAATATATCCTAATATAAGTTCAAAAAATAAAATTATTGAATATCTTGAAAAAAGCGCATCTCTGGGTTTTAATAGAGTATTCACATCTTTACTTTATATTAATAATGATAATGAGCTTAATAATTTTAAAGAAATTCTTGATATAGCTAATAAGCATCAAATAAAACCCATTGTCGATGTTAATCCCAATGTATTTAAAAAACTTGGCATTGATATGACAGATCTTAGAAATTGTTCTAAACTTGATTATTTTAAAAAACTCGGAGTATGGGCAATCAGACTTGATACATCATTTAAAGGTATTGAAGAATCATTAATGACATTCAATGATTGTAACTTAAAAATAGAACTAAATATGAGTAGTATAAATAAACACATAGACACAATAATGTATTTTAAACCGAATAAATCCAACTTATTGGGATGCCATAATTTTTATCCACACAAATATACAGGACTCTCAAGAAAATTCTTTAAAGAAATGACAAAAATATTCAAGCAAAATTCAATACCCACAGCAGCATTTGTTAGCTCATTGGTAGCAGAAGAATGTGCAAGAGGACTAGAAAAAGACGGAATTCCCACATTAGAAGAGCATAGAAACAAAGATATCGAACTTCAAACAAAAGATCTATTCAAAGAAGGCATGGATGCAGTACTTATTTCAAATTGTTTTCCAAGCGATTTAGAATTAGAAAAAGTAGCTAAAATAAATAGATATGTACTAGAATTAAAATCTTATTTAAACCCCAAAATAAATTCTATAGAAAGAGAAATCATTTTAGATACACTACATTTTAATAGAGGAGACATTACTCCATATAGAATTAGATCAACTATGTCTAGAACATATTATAAAGATAAAAATTTCATAATACATTCTCCCAATGAAATAAAACGAGGTGATATATTAATAGACTCTTCAGAATATCTAGGATATTCAGGTGAGCTTCAAATCGCCTTAAAAGATACACCTAACAACGGACTTATTAACGTAGTTGGCAGAATACATGAGGAAGAATTATACCTTCTTGACAAAATAGAGGCTTGGGAAAAATTCAAAATTGTGGAAGCATGA
- a CDS encoding 5'-methylthioadenosine/adenosylhomocysteine nucleosidase, with protein sequence MIFLLIYSSGYSVVNQDSNVLIVFAMDSEAVEINKIMSRKEEIILKDYGINKKIVKGKIYNKNVISAVVGIGKVNTSLWLSYLLSKYNVSHVINCGVAGGVVSPKASKLRVGDIVISSEVAYHDFDLVKFGHKIGQVPELPQKFNADKNLLAKALKVIKTKLKDVNGYSGLILSGDQFIDPSYLTKIVANFEDVVAVEMEGAAVGHVAHIFNVPFIVVRSISDIVNNENNEVEYSDFLSLATVNAAKIVQEIVRLL encoded by the coding sequence TTGATTTTTTTATTAATTTATTCCAGTGGATATTCTGTTGTTAATCAGGACAGTAATGTTTTAATAGTATTTGCTATGGATTCTGAAGCTGTTGAGATCAATAAAATTATGTCTCGAAAGGAAGAAATAATATTGAAGGATTATGGGATTAATAAGAAGATTGTTAAAGGCAAGATATATAATAAAAATGTTATTTCTGCTGTCGTAGGGATTGGAAAAGTTAACACGAGTTTATGGCTTAGTTATCTTTTGTCAAAATATAATGTAAGTCATGTAATTAATTGTGGAGTTGCTGGTGGAGTTGTTAGTCCTAAGGCAAGTAAGCTTAGGGTAGGAGATATAGTGATATCTTCAGAAGTGGCTTATCACGATTTTGATTTGGTTAAATTTGGACATAAGATTGGACAAGTTCCAGAATTACCTCAGAAATTTAATGCTGATAAAAATTTGCTTGCAAAAGCTTTAAAAGTCATTAAGACAAAGCTTAAAGATGTTAACGGGTATTCAGGATTAATACTCTCAGGTGATCAATTTATTGATCCATCGTATTTGACAAAGATTGTAGCGAATTTTGAGGATGTGGTAGCAGTGGAGATGGAGGGTGCAGCAGTGGGACATGTTGCTCATATTTTTAATGTTCCTTTTATAGTTGTTAGGTCTATATCTGATATTGTAAATAATGAAAATAATGAAGTTGAATACAGTGATTTTCTTAGTTTGGCAACTGTAAATGCAGCTAAAATTGTACAGGAGATTGTGAGATTGCTTTAG
- the ade gene encoding adenine deaminase, with product MDSLIIKANYIDILNKEIYPTDITIKNGIIVNIKRTNNSLEGYVLPGFIDAHIHIESSLLIPSNFAHLVVQHGTVSTISDPHEIANVNGIDGINFMIQNSKKIDFKIFFGAPSCVPALNSQFETSGYILDDKDVDKLLKRDDIYYLSEVMDFPGVINKDPKIMNKIYSALKRNKVVDGHAPSLSPDLVSKYALSGISTDHECSTIEDARYKLSLGMKILIREGSAAKNFEALHPLISECSGKYCNNLMFCSDDAHPDILLKGHINLMVSRAIEHGHNLFDVLKIACINPVMHYKIPVGLLRIGDPADFIIINDLKTFKVNQTYINGKLVFSDGKSHIPLLNENPINNFNCNRKSIIDFKFYTQDQNIAIINCINNQIITHKTMIDSNLLSPDFESNIDEDILKIAVINRYNNNKVSIGFIKNFGLKNGAIGSTVAHDSHNIIVLGTNDEYLCRVTNMIIDNKGGLCALNDSNTLMLDLPIAGLMSMRPPEEVASKYSQINDFCRNVLGSNLDAPLMTLSFMSLTVVPHLKINDKGLFDVDSCSFLNF from the coding sequence ATGGATTCATTAATAATTAAAGCAAATTATATTGATATTCTGAATAAAGAAATTTACCCTACTGACATAACAATAAAAAATGGAATCATTGTTAATATAAAAAGAACTAATAATTCCTTAGAAGGATATGTATTACCAGGATTTATTGATGCTCACATACATATAGAAAGTTCTTTGCTTATTCCCTCGAATTTTGCTCATTTAGTTGTTCAACACGGTACCGTATCGACAATAAGCGATCCCCATGAAATAGCCAATGTTAATGGTATTGATGGAATCAATTTCATGATACAAAACTCTAAAAAAATTGATTTTAAAATCTTTTTTGGTGCCCCATCCTGCGTCCCAGCTTTAAATTCACAGTTTGAAACCTCTGGATACATTCTGGACGATAAAGATGTAGATAAATTACTGAAAAGAGATGACATTTATTATTTATCTGAGGTGATGGATTTTCCTGGAGTAATTAATAAAGACCCCAAAATAATGAATAAAATTTATTCTGCTTTAAAGCGGAACAAAGTCGTTGACGGACATGCACCCAGCCTATCACCAGATTTAGTTTCAAAGTACGCACTTTCAGGAATCAGCACTGATCATGAATGTTCAACAATAGAAGATGCCCGATATAAATTATCTTTGGGCATGAAAATTTTAATCCGAGAAGGAAGTGCTGCTAAAAATTTTGAGGCTTTACATCCTCTCATTAGTGAATGTTCAGGAAAATACTGTAATAACTTAATGTTTTGTTCTGACGATGCTCATCCCGATATTCTTCTTAAAGGTCATATTAATTTAATGGTTTCGCGTGCTATAGAGCACGGGCACAATTTATTTGATGTTCTGAAAATAGCTTGTATTAATCCTGTTATGCACTATAAAATTCCAGTTGGATTATTGAGAATTGGAGATCCTGCCGATTTTATCATTATTAATGACCTTAAAACCTTTAAAGTAAATCAAACTTATATAAATGGTAAATTAGTATTTAGTGACGGTAAATCACATATCCCACTACTTAATGAAAATCCTATCAACAATTTTAATTGTAACAGAAAGTCTATTATAGATTTTAAATTTTATACACAAGATCAGAATATAGCAATAATTAACTGTATTAATAATCAAATTATTACTCATAAAACAATGATTGATAGTAACTTATTATCTCCAGATTTTGAATCCAACATTGATGAAGATATTTTAAAAATAGCAGTCATCAATCGATATAATAATAATAAAGTATCAATAGGTTTTATAAAAAATTTTGGTCTCAAAAATGGAGCTATTGGAAGCACAGTTGCCCATGACTCCCACAATATTATAGTTCTTGGCACTAACGACGAATACTTATGTAGGGTAACAAATATGATTATTGATAATAAAGGAGGTCTATGTGCTTTAAATGACAGTAATACTTTGATGTTAGATCTACCAATTGCAGGACTAATGAGTATGCGCCCACCCGAAGAAGTTGCCTCAAAATATAGTCAGATAAACGATTTTTGCAGGAATGTTTTAGGATCTAATTTAGATGCTCCTTTAATGACATTGTCTTTTATGTCACTAACAGTAGTACCTCATTTAAAAATAAACGACAAAGGATTATTTGATGTTGACTCTTGTTCATTCCTAAATTTTTAG
- a CDS encoding chromosome replication/partitioning protein — MASPGRKEIILNSRNNSIQEFENEELEYRSYKDQLRRIVIHDIDNKIKTMQILYQIREKKLYLIDGYKKFEDFLSKFIISRSQAFLYLKIYKKILDGSVKIEDIKQKGFKSVYRDITNLTVNYQSSEKKRIKPLRFQLKKQDSYDFYKKNVKFAEFLLDTLFSSNKDLLKKFFKDFRNLENN, encoded by the coding sequence ATGGCAAGTCCAGGAAGAAAAGAGATTATTTTGAACTCTAGAAATAATAGTATACAAGAATTTGAAAATGAAGAACTTGAATATAGAAGCTATAAAGATCAATTACGTAGAATTGTAATTCATGATATTGATAATAAAATTAAAACAATGCAAATTTTATATCAAATAAGAGAAAAAAAACTTTATCTTATTGACGGTTATAAAAAGTTTGAAGATTTTTTGTCAAAATTTATAATATCTCGAAGCCAAGCTTTTTTGTATTTAAAAATTTATAAAAAGATATTGGATGGCAGTGTGAAAATAGAAGACATTAAACAAAAGGGATTTAAAAGTGTTTATAGAGATATAACAAATTTGACCGTAAATTATCAGTCTTCAGAAAAAAAAAGAATAAAACCATTAAGATTTCAGCTTAAAAAACAGGATAGTTATGATTTTTACAAGAAAAATGTTAAATTTGCAGAATTTTTGTTGGATACACTTTTTTCAAGTAACAAAGATTTGCTGAAAAAATTTTTTAAAGACTTTAGAAATTTAGAAAATAACTAA
- a CDS encoding ParA family protein, with protein MDRQKAEIITIASVKGGVGKSMIATVFSYILKDMNKKVLLVDLDPQNSLTSYFLKYIKNVNENNIYYLLKREQKLSFEQFVNKINDYIYIIPSHPILCKFEKEDILYKELILEFYFDKNLYKYDFDYVIIDTPPSLSSLIYNALNVTDKVVIPIQAERWAVESFPILMDEIREVEMIRKKKIDISIVENQFMKNRNTFKDIEGILHIEYNNFIKGRIHFSNSIKVFINELREPNDKEIYYQEVKDALNSILLKSLPADFYQQ; from the coding sequence GTGGATAGACAAAAAGCAGAAATAATAACGATTGCATCAGTGAAGGGTGGTGTTGGGAAAAGTATGATTGCTACTGTATTTAGTTATATCCTAAAAGACATGAATAAAAAAGTATTACTGGTTGATTTAGATCCCCAGAACAGTTTGACCAGTTATTTTTTGAAATACATAAAAAATGTTAATGAAAATAATATTTATTATCTCTTAAAAAGAGAACAAAAGCTGTCTTTTGAACAATTTGTAAACAAAATCAACGATTACATTTATATAATTCCATCTCATCCAATTTTATGTAAATTTGAGAAAGAAGATATTCTTTATAAAGAACTTATATTAGAATTTTATTTTGATAAGAACTTGTACAAGTATGATTTTGATTATGTAATAATTGATACTCCACCTAGTTTAAGTTCATTAATATATAATGCGTTAAACGTTACAGATAAGGTTGTAATCCCTATTCAGGCTGAAAGATGGGCCGTTGAATCTTTTCCTATATTAATGGACGAAATAAGAGAAGTTGAAATGATCAGAAAAAAAAAGATAGATATATCTATAGTAGAAAATCAATTTATGAAAAATAGAAATACTTTTAAGGATATTGAGGGAATTTTGCATATAGAATACAATAATTTTATTAAAGGAAGAATTCACTTTTCTAATAGTATTAAGGTCTTTATCAATGAATTAAGAGAACCTAACGATAAAGAAATATATTATCAAGAAGTAAAAGATGCGTTAAATAGTATACTTTTAAAAAGTCTGCCGGCAGACTTTTATCAACAATAA
- a CDS encoding DUF226 domain-containing protein, producing MENILARLREKKLKIKEKKDGSIFVKIEINEDRTSYHTKIMNDLLVFGTHKKKENKFFIAFRELFNQKKVKAFNLFGLKSDDKFMGIYYGYRKPIQNIVKRYEENGVMKVSTFSKIYYIEFRFKRGSVFCYIKGISRLLIKDKISTKYYRSLVKKLLDLERQVYKFYLKELPKRGIITKWIDKKQK from the coding sequence ATGGAAAATATATTAGCACGTCTTAGGGAAAAGAAATTAAAAATTAAAGAAAAAAAAGATGGGTCCATTTTTGTCAAAATAGAAATTAATGAAGATAGAACTTCATATCACACAAAGATAATGAATGACTTATTGGTATTTGGAACCCATAAAAAAAAGGAAAATAAATTTTTTATTGCATTTAGAGAACTATTCAATCAGAAAAAAGTAAAGGCATTTAACCTATTCGGTTTAAAGAGTGATGATAAATTTATGGGCATTTATTATGGGTATAGGAAACCTATACAGAATATCGTAAAACGATATGAAGAGAATGGAGTAATGAAAGTATCTACTTTTTCAAAAATTTATTACATAGAGTTTAGATTTAAAAGAGGAAGCGTTTTTTGTTACATTAAGGGAATTTCTCGTTTGCTGATAAAAGATAAAATTAGCACTAAATATTATAGATCTTTAGTTAAAAAGCTTTTAGATTTAGAAAGACAAGTATATAAATTTTATTTGAAAGAATTGCCAAAAAGGGGGATTATAACTAAGTGGATAGACAAAAAGCAGAAATAA
- a CDS encoding plasmid maintenance protein, which translates to MKSTKKPTCHNKYQHKLIVLTSTINYMNLNFEKYTQSKILHYFNNNLQNNEQKEVKLKTLQNYLYKLEKELKVTNNYYKHLGVNMGTEVYYELKYSKKECYRKINKYFKDKKNNRFKSRVQKELMQRKIKNGNVELKECNSNIYNNKEEKEKKIEKRQIKKYAEKCNIQYNLLSSILNLNISKNNAIEIFKAIKRDESQMVKNAYYKKNIKSKEHNRNEIKQKSLDEILKKIKKQLENKGYDSKTLETEIQKIHEKYKDKPHFIIENEKYKDLDKIINKLERSMKRNKIHSSKEIKINIFSILFDRLQYKLEIAFFVPILKDYLNKQEKLEYNKVFNDHYYNEILKIVEDKKNAFQLLNWDKVNT; encoded by the coding sequence ATGAAAAGCACAAAAAAACCAACTTGTCATAATAAATATCAACACAAGTTAATAGTTTTGACATCAACAATAAACTACATGAACTTAAATTTTGAAAAATATACACAAAGCAAAATACTTCACTATTTTAATAACAATTTACAAAATAATGAACAAAAAGAAGTAAAACTTAAAACACTGCAAAACTATCTTTATAAATTAGAAAAAGAATTAAAAGTAACAAATAATTATTACAAACACCTAGGTGTTAATATGGGCACTGAAGTTTACTATGAACTTAAATATTCCAAAAAAGAATGTTATCGTAAAATTAACAAGTACTTTAAGGACAAAAAAAATAATAGATTCAAATCCCGAGTGCAAAAAGAATTGATGCAACGAAAAATTAAAAATGGGAATGTAGAATTAAAGGAATGTAATAGTAATATATATAATAATAAAGAAGAAAAAGAAAAAAAGATAGAAAAAAGACAAATAAAAAAATACGCAGAAAAGTGCAATATCCAATACAATTTACTTTCTTCCATATTAAATCTAAACATTTCTAAAAACAATGCTATTGAAATATTTAAAGCAATAAAAAGAGACGAAAGCCAAATGGTAAAAAATGCCTATTACAAGAAAAATATAAAAAGCAAGGAACATAATAGAAATGAAATCAAACAAAAAAGCTTAGATGAAATCTTAAAGAAAATAAAAAAACAACTAGAAAATAAAGGGTACGATAGCAAAACGTTAGAAACAGAAATACAAAAAATACATGAAAAGTATAAAGATAAACCACATTTCATTATCGAAAATGAAAAATATAAAGATTTGGATAAAATAATAAATAAACTTGAGAGGTCAATGAAACGTAATAAAATACATTCCAGTAAAGAAATTAAAATTAACATATTCAGCATATTATTTGATCGATTACAATACAAACTGGAAATTGCTTTTTTTGTACCGATATTAAAAGATTATTTAAACAAGCAAGAAAAATTAGAATATAATAAAGTGTTCAATGATCACTATTATAATGAAATACTAAAGATAGTAGAAGATAAAAAAAATGCTTTCCAATTATTAAATTGGGATAAAGTTAACACTTAA
- a CDS encoding Vsp/OspC family lipoprotein, giving the protein MMVVMGCNSGGVSEGSQAKATKAGGSVIDLKVVGEKIKSAVEFAGKVKEVHTLVKSIDDIAKGIKKKIGANGLKDDANGANHHTPLLAGVFSVATTIEKKLGELQVTESLKGFLKGLDEKVKDVDTKAKAFTSKLKNQHATLGAADGAATDVNAKNAIDKNDATGGKGKEELVALNTAIDTLLIDSKAILNVVIAELTTKAVVTTGQSS; this is encoded by the coding sequence ATGATGGTGGTGATGGGATGTAATAGTGGGGGAGTAAGTGAGGGAAGTCAAGCAAAAGCGACTAAGGCAGGTGGGAGTGTAATTGATTTAAAGGTAGTAGGGGAGAAGATAAAGAGTGCGGTGGAGTTTGCGGGAAAAGTAAAGGAAGTGCATACTTTAGTTAAGTCAATAGACGATATTGCAAAGGGTATTAAGAAAAAGATAGGTGCAAATGGTCTAAAAGATGATGCTAATGGTGCAAATCATCATACTCCATTGCTTGCAGGGGTGTTTAGTGTGGCTACAACGATAGAAAAAAAATTGGGAGAATTACAAGTAACAGAATCTCTTAAAGGATTTCTTAAAGGTTTAGATGAAAAAGTTAAAGATGTTGATACTAAGGCTAAAGCATTTACAAGCAAATTAAAAAATCAACATGCTACTTTGGGAGCTGCAGATGGAGCTGCTACTGATGTGAATGCAAAAAATGCTATAGATAAAAACGATGCTACTGGAGGTAAAGGTAAAGAAGAGCTTGTTGCTTTAAATACGGCAATTGATACATTATTAATTGATTCAAAAGCGATATTAAATGTTGTAATTGCAGAGCTTACAACGAAGGCAGTAGTAACTACTGGTCAATCTTCATAA